CCCTAGATCAAAGCTCCTAAATATTTTTGGTGGCAATTACAGTATTTCTTCTTGTTCCtcttcatttaatttttgttttctttttttctttttctttttttttggggttgCAGGAACGCCTGAAGAAACTGAAGGCAGAATGTGGAAAGATTCAACTAGGGAATATTACTGTCGATATGGTAAAGATAGTCTCTGTTTATTCTGATGTTTGTAAGTTTACAATCTTAGAGCAACACGTACATATATTACAGTGTGAAACCTCTCACTGAGTTATCACTGTCACAATTGCAAAGGTACTTGGTGGAATGAGAGGAATGACAGGGTTGCTGTGGGAAACCTCGTTGCTTGACCCAGATGAAGTAAATATCCCTTTTAACCCATTCTTGAAACTTTGTTATgcattcttttatattttattttaatgactgTTTGATCAATGTTGGGACATGAGggaagatttttatttatttttgggtttcCAATTTAGTTCTGAAAGTTGAGCTTCTGTTTTTCAGGGAATTCGCTTTAGGGGTATGTCTATCCCTGAATGCCAAAAAGTATTACCAAATGCAGCACCTGGTGGAGAGCCTCTGCCTGAGGGTCTGCTTTGGCTTCTTTTGACAGGAAAGGTGGGTTTgtgttaaaaacaaaaagacattACAGGATACCTGAATGAATGAAAATAGGAGGAAGAAATTGCATGTCGTATGAAAATTGGTTTATGAGGTTTTACAACTAGTGCAAGATGTGATCCCAGCCAATCATCTTGCTTAATGCTGCATTATAAGTTCAAGCATAAAATTGAACTGCCTGTCACATAAAATCTATTTATTCCTATTTGATTTTGGAGGTTTTTTTAGCATATTTAACTAACCCCACCTCCTCCACTgcactgtaccttaggtaccgACTAAAGGGCAAGTAGATGCTTTATCCAAGGAATTGAGCACTCGTGCCACTGTTCCAGGTGCTGTAGCTGATGTTTCTACCTTAAAATTCTCATAACTCGATCACCTGTAAGAtagttttgaattttgagaatATGCTTATATTTCTTCTGATCCATTAAGCTATTTGCGGCTGGCTGGATGAGGCTTCTCTGAGTTGAGCATGTTTGTTTGAAGTTTTCTTTTAACCTTAGTTGAAAAATCACTTCCTCATTTGTTAGCTTCCAAGTTGATTGTGTTTGATGCTTTAATTGAATACAAGAGAGTTCAATGTtggaatttcttttatttttctttttccataaaTTAGACCttgggttttcttttctttttttccttaaattaaaCCTAGCATCAGGAAATTCTAAATGTTCCTATGGATTGACTATAGCCTACAGGTTATATGCCAGCTGTCAACCAAAATGAACTTCTTCCTTTGACTTGGCTTGTGATAGATATAATGCCTATTTATTggtgggtttttattttttggttgcaGATCATGTTTATAAAGCCATAGATGCCCTACCTCAGTCAGCTCATCCAATGACCCAGTTTGCAACGGGTGTCATGGCCCTTCAGGTTGATTAATGGACTCTGAAACATATTCTGTTGTTTAATTGCATTGTTTATGGTTCAACCGTTTTTCCAGCTCAGTCATAGTGAATCTGAATGGCTGTTTCTGTGTCCTTGCATTTGGTTTACTTTCTACTACAGCTTTTTTAGTGCTTAGGTAGGCAAAGCGGAGAGGCTTTTACAAATTGAAAGAGTTGGTGATGCCAAGAATAATAGTAGGTGGGTGAGTAATGACTGAATTGGTCAGTGGAAGGCAAGAAATATGGACTGTTATTTCTCTTGATCCCACTGATCTAGCTATCCTGTGGCTAATCCTCACTTCAAGAGGAGTGCTATGATTTCAGAATTTGTTTCTGGAGCATTTGTACAGTTGTAGTTGTCCTTTGTAGGTGTTATTGATTGCCTGTCTTCCCTGTTGTGCCTATGTCTTCATACTTCCATTTTAGTGTAGACTTCTTCATCCTCATAGTGTATCCTTGTCTTTTTAGCGACTTCATTTGTATGGTGACATAAAAACCTTCATCAAAGTAAAGGGACACATCAAGCTATTGGGTATGCAGGTTTTGCTGAGCAGTTTAGATGTTGATTTTAACAATATTCAATCACTTTTTATTGTATTTCAGGTTCAGAGTGAATTTCAGAAGGCATATGAGAAGGGGATTCCAAAATCAAAGTAGGATTCTTTTTTCCAGTCATGTTTACACAACTTGATTATCTATCAATTATGCAAGCACTTAAATGTAATGATGTTTTCAGGTACTGGGAGCCAACATATGAGGATTCTCTTAGTTTGATTGCTCAAGTACCAGTTGTAGCTGCTTATGTTTATCGAAGGTCAGTTAAGCACAACATATCTTGTTAATAATTGTATACTTGACCTAATTGTGCTTGTGTATGGTTCTGGAATGATGTTGGATTGAGGGTTATGGTAAATTTTTATAGGTATTAAATGATCTGGGTAAGAAATTAGCTTCTTATATAAACTAGTCTTTACTCAACAACTTTGGGTGATGTTTATCTATCTATTGATATGTGATCCAACATTATCTATTcactgctctctctctctctctctctctctctctctctctctctcttttgtttGTGGTTCTTCATAATTTGACAAATAGTGGTCTGTGTCTAAATGAATTTTCAGTGCCTCATTACATGGAATTGTGCTTAGTATGAACTCATAGTTTCCTTACATAGTATGGAATCATGGTTGGCCTCATCTTTCTGTGCTTTTGAAGGGTATACAAAAATGGACAAGTTATACCCAAGGATGACTCTTTGGATTATGGTGCAAATTTTTCACACATGTTGGGATTTGATAGTCCAAAAATGCAAGAGCTAATGAGGCTTTATGTCACCATCCATAGGTGGGTGTATATTTCTCATCTGCTGGCAATGATAATATGTAGGATTTTCTTATTGGATCATATAACAATCATAtgcttattaatttttaaaatgtgttcCAGTGATCATGAAGGCGGGAATGTCAGTGCTCACACTGGTCATCTAGTAAGTGAGCCTAGATTCGTTCTAATTAGTTAAATGGAAAGTTGTAATTTTGTTGTATTTCCGAGGCTAAAGTCATTATTTTATCCTGAAGTTATTTAATGGAATTATGGCTCATATTTTCAGTCAGTGTGTTTGTTATTATTTAGTGATCATGAAGAGGAATGTTCTCTATTGACTGATATTATGCTCAATTCAGGTTGCTAGTGCATTGGCAGATCCTTACCTTTCATTTGCAGCTGCATTAAATGGTCTAGCTGGCCCACTCCATGGTTTGGCTAACCAGGTATTGCATCTTCCGTTGATATACATAGACATACACATtgctaattttttgtttcattggCTGTTCAGATCCTCAGCTTTTTTCATTCACGTTTATCCTTCATTATTTGACTACAGGAAGTTTTGCTTTGGATCAAATCTGTGGTAGACGAGTGTGGAGAGAACATAAGCACAGAACAGTTGAAAGACTATGTCtggaaaacattaaaaagtggCAAGGTAATTTGGATAAATTTGCTGTGTGCTTTGTTTTTGAAGTTAATTAAACAAGAAATATAAAGACCTTTTACTATAGCGACTCCATGAGCACAAAAATATCCATTTTACATTTATAATGGGAAAAATTTTTAGTTGGACCTCTTTTTTCCTATGTTAAATTGTTCTTGTTCCTAGCATATTCTGTAAATATTTCTGTTCTCAGTGGCAAGTAATCTGAGTTATCTTTTTGTGATTTCTACACTAGCAAATTCTATAACAATCCATTAATGCAGCAGAAAATTGGCAGCCAAACTTGTTTCTATTGagattttataaatgttttggCAGTTTGATCTTTGATAGACCTCCATTTGTGGTGATTTGTTttgtgaagagagagagaaaaagggagaatccctaattattgttattgaaaaactgtaaagaatatacattggacttgggtatatatatacatgctagtgggacccacaatacaataaggaaagaaaaggaaaaggaaaagtaaataacctaaataactatacattatctaacactccccctcaagctggagcatatatgttatatacaccaagcttgttacaaatgtatttaattctaggacctctgagagatttagtaaaaatatctgctaattgatcatttgaattgacaaaactagtcgccacacatcctgatgcgatcttctctctaatgaagtgacagtcaacttcaatgtgtttggtcctttcatggaagactggattggatgcaatatgcaaagcggcttggttgtcacagatgaACTTCAtttgttcatcctttccaaatctcaactcccgaagaagatgtttcagccatatgagttcacatgttaccagagccatagctcgatactcggcttcagcactagatctggcaactacatcttgtttcttacttttccaagatattaggttacttccaataaaaacacaatacccggaaATGGAACGTTTATCTGTGGGTGAgtcagcccaatctgcatctgtgtaaccaacaacttgGGTATGACCTCtattctcgtacaacacaccttggcctggtgtgcttttgatatatcgaagaatgcagattacagcatcccaatggctatcacatggtgactgtaggaattgactaacaacacttaaaggaaaagaaatgtatggacgagtaatggtgaggtagttcagtttacctacaagtcgccgatatctcccaggatctcctaaaggctccccctatcctggtataagtttgacatttggatccataggagtgtctatcggtttacagtctaacataccggtttcttccaagatgtctaaagcatacttcctttgggaaagaaccacaccggaactggattgagtTATCTCAATCcttaagaaatacttgagtttccccaagtctttagtctgaaagtgggtgaaaaggtgttgctttaggtTCTGAATACCATTTTGATCACTGcttgtaatgacgatgtcgtccacataaactaccagataaatacactgccccgaagagttatgatgatagaaaacagaatggtctgctgtactgcggaacatgccaaactcttgaacaacagaactaaaacgactaaaccatgctcgaggagattgttttaagccatatagagaacggcgtaacctgcatactaaaccagactccccttaagcaacaaaaccaggtggttgctccatataaacttcctcagcaagatccctatgaaggaaaacatttttaatatctaactgataaagaggccaataACGCATAGCAGCCATAGAGAGCAAGAGACGAAcagaagctatcttggcaacaagagagaaagtgtcaccataatcagaaccataaacctgagtatagcctttagcaactaagcgggccttaaggcgatcaacctgaccatcagggccaaccttaactgtgtagactcaacgacaaccaactgtagatttaccagagggtaaaacaataagatcccaagtgccattggagtgtaaagcagCCATTTTATCTActattgcctgtcgccagcctggatgggaaagagcctcagGAGTGCTCTTGGAAAGAGAAACATAAGatataacaaaaacaaatgcagaatatggtgaagataatcgatggtaactcaaaaaattgtaaatgagaTGAGGATTATGAGTAGATtgattacctttccgaagagcaatgggtaagtcagcagaaggaggcagagccagggcaggagaagccgaagggataggaggtgagtcagcaggtactgcggccaaagaaggaggaacaaCGACACGATAacggcgatgataaacctgaagtgggtgagaaggcactgcatcaggtggggagataatgggaaggggtaagacttcagaaacaggaagagactcagaggtAGAGAAAaacggtgagtcctcaaagaaagtgacattagcggagagaaagtagcgatgagtttcagaggaataacaacgataacccttttgaagtctggaatatcccaagaagatgcattttgtggctctggcagaaagtttgtcctgttcaggagtgagaatatgaacgaagcaagtacaaccaaaaacacgaggaagaaggaaataaagtggttggtcaaggaaaagaagggaatgaggaatctgatcgtgtaatacagatgagggcatacgattaatcaaataacatgctgtaagaacagcgtccccccaaaaatgaaaaggaacatgactatgtagaaggagagtacgagctgtctcaataagatgtcgattcttatgttcaactaccccattttgttgaggagtatgagcacaagaagactgatgaatgatcccatgttgggacataaatgaagtaactggtgcagaaaaatattccctggcattgtcactgcgcaacacatgaatagaaatattgaactgggtttggatttcagcataaaatttctggaaaatagagaataactcagctcgatttttcattaaaaataaccaagtacatcgagaatagtcatcaatgaaagtaacaaaatactgaaatcctaaagtagatgCGGTttgacaaggaccccaaacatcagtgtggacaagttcaaaaggagactttgcccgattattcaaacgctttgagaacgagacacgagtatgtttcccaaactgacaggactcacacgcaagcgacgacaaagatgaaaaactagggaccattttctggaacttggatagactagggtggcccaggtgactgtggatgaggaggggagcatcagtggaaatgcaaactgcaggtgaaggcgaggtgaggtgatagaggccttgagactcatgtcctatgccaatcgtcttccccgtactctgGTCCTGCAAGGTTacaaatttatcagagaaagtgatagaacagttaagagtgcgagttattttgctgatggaattAAGATTGaaaggacactcaggggcataaaggacagaatggagaggtagggaagagagaggatgagcgaaaccaaaacctttagccatagtttgagaaccattagctaaagtaacagtaggtaaggcagaggtagtagaaatagaagagaaaagatccttattaccagatatgtgatcagaagcgccagaatctagaatccaaggtccaagagaagatgtgtgggtaagacaagcagaagcattaccagtctgggcaacagaagctgacttggtggcctgataACGGAGATAGTCGTCATACTCACTGTCAGTGAGGAaaataccctgagatgtggaggaaCTGGGAGGCTGAGGCGactgaggatcagatgactgggccacgtgggcagtgcggggaggccgcccatgtaactgataacaccgatcacgagtgtggccaagcttattgcaataggtgcaatgaggacgttgacctctacctcggttaccactgcgtcctcctcgagagttagtttgagagacttaacacagaagaatctgaagtgttatcagatggcaaagtctgagtggaggagatacggaggaggcgagcaaacacatcatccaaggatggaatggaggaactgccaagaatctgatcgcggacggtctcgagatctggacggaggccaataagcataagaaccatgaagaacttgtcaatctgtatgcgttgatccccaacatcagtagtaagaggcatcacgatcaagaattcctccttaagagaggcaatctagccaatataagtagataaatccatgtcttgttgtctgacattaacaatagaagaagccaccttataaagacgttggatatcattcgtgtatagccctttcgcctgattccaaaatttaaagcatgttttgtaggcccaAAGATGATgcagaatcttaggatcaactgattgccataacacactacataactgtgcatctatcttcctctaTTGTACtttgtcaacctcagggatatccgcctcctgcgtaacaaggtgatcctcataaccttgacccataaaccaaagctccacagaggCAAACcatgacaaataattttcactgccaaccaatttcttcgaagtaatcataggagatctagatatgacagaggaaaaagtagaacttttagtagtcatatccaTTTATCTGGTGAATGAAAtacgtttggatcgaagagagccctaatacggcttatTGCGGACTTCCTAAGACACGTGTAGGGCTCGGGGTGGAGAGAAAGTCACCGGAGGTCGCCGGAAAGGCGGTTTAGAGGGCCGGCGGAgacaaaaaacccaaaaaaatgcacttttagGGCTCACAAGCGCAGATGGAGGGTGGCTAgacggcgtcaggcgaggctggaggtggAAGCGTGTGGCCGGAAAGTGCcccacgcgccctcacgcgccggcgcgtgagattcagGCCGCCGGAGAAGAGACGTGCGTGGCCGGCACGTGGCTGGGATTCTTcctccggtgctttgagaaaagttgaagatctcctccttgcgcacctgatggtatggtcggtgtcagAAAAGGACTTCACCGGAAAAGGTTGACGGCGGTGAGGGTTTTCCGACGACGGTGAGGGTTGAtcggaagctttaggagatgggaagggtgaccggaatgaaacacggtcactgaaagatttcccagaatt
This DNA window, taken from Vitis riparia cultivar Riparia Gloire de Montpellier isolate 1030 chromosome 13, EGFV_Vit.rip_1.0, whole genome shotgun sequence, encodes the following:
- the LOC117928738 gene encoding citrate synthase, mitochondrial; amino-acid sequence: MVFFRSVSALSKLRSRLAQPSSLSGSVRWLQVQTCSDLDLHSQLKELIPEQQERLKKLKAECGKIQLGNITVDMVLGGMRGMTGLLWETSLLDPDEGIRFRGMSIPECQKVLPNAAPGGEPLPEGLLWLLLTGKVPTKGQVDALSKELSTRATVPDHVYKAIDALPQSAHPMTQFATGVMALQVQSEFQKAYEKGIPKSKYWEPTYEDSLSLIAQVPVVAAYVYRRVYKNGQVIPKDDSLDYGANFSHMLGFDSPKMQELMRLYVTIHSDHEGGNVSAHTGHLVASALADPYLSFAAALNGLAGPLHGLANQEVLLWIKSVVDECGENISTEQLKDYVWKTLKSGKVVPGFGHGVLRKTDPRYMCQREFALKHLPDDPLFQLVSKLYEVVPPILTELGKVKNPWPNVDAHSGVLLNHFGLHEARYFTVLFGVSRSIGICSQLIWDRALGLPLERPKSVTMEWLENHCKKAAA